DNA sequence from the Vicia villosa cultivar HV-30 ecotype Madison, WI linkage group LG3, Vvil1.0, whole genome shotgun sequence genome:
ATAATTATGCTTAATTAATTCATTGGCATAATCCAATTAATTATTACGTTGACAAGTAATAATTAATTGGATTATGCCAAgttacaaaattatttaaaaaatatagattGATAATTTCACAATTGCTTAAAACTATTTTTCAGtatcaataaataatttttaaattctttttaattgtcatttcataaataaatatacttttttttataTGTCATTTCGAGACTTATATTacactttttattattatttaatcaatAATACTCATATTGAATTTTACGggatacatttaaaatattaattaattaattcaattgtaTATACCGGATCAATTTTacgaaaaataaattacaaatatttttataaagagGAAAAAGTtttttgttgatacaattatttttataaatggtaaTAAGTTCTAAATAATTTTAGAAATGGAAATAAGTCAACTACTAATACAATTATTTTTGtgaaacgggaataagttacaaatatttttataaacagaaaAAAGTTAAATGTTCGtacaattatttgtataaacggaattaagttataaatattttacttATCACGttccatttttcaaaaaaaaaaagtttcttttaaGTTTTTCAACAATTGTTATTTGTTCAAGATTTGTCACAGATTCCTTATAAAACTTAACtgtctttaaatttattttctattgatAAAATCATTTAATATCAATAGTATCCATAAATTTACAACACataagaatttaaaaattataggcatgcccGACGAGCCGAACCTATTTTTttgacgggccgacaaaatattgaCTTAAATTGAACAATATTAGAGATCATGGGTTTAATGACTTCTCAATTACTATAACATATGTGTTTTTTAACAAATATTAGAGATCATATgttcaatttattaaatttaatcatattatttggtgtgtaatatattttattttataatatttattaagagaaattgtaaaattaaattaACAATTACCAAACCTATTTTTCCACCATATATTTAGTTTGATAGCAATTACCAAATCTATATACTCCTAACAACTACTAAtaacttgataaattaaattaatatttgtatgacttcgtataaattaatatacatttttttttgctataactatataacatttatttaatatttatttcgactttacgtgacccgtgcgaacgcacgggtccattactagttttttttatagggaaatgctaacgagtgcccctggggcactcttTAAGTAATTAAAGTGGTAAGTTTTTCTTAAAATGCGTGTATTTAATGCATTGAAAATGTATTGGAAtttgaaatattgacttttgtaaagaatattttctttatttagtatccttaaagagtgccccgggggcactcgttagcatgaccctttatTATATTGTTGAACAAATCATGCCACTTCATTAAATTTAACAAGTGAGGAAGATGGTCTCTCTCACTTCCCAATCGTatccaaaccaaacaagcaaacaaAAGCAGATCGATAATCTCAACGGTGCACTAATTATAATACTAATCTAATACTAATCTTCCCAATATATAAACCAATTCATCACCATCTTCCCCTCACATCACATCACACAATCCCAAAACTAACACTCTCTCTCATCTCAATTCCCAACGCCATGGATCCCAATCCAGGAACCTTCCCGATTCTCTCTTACGTCATGTCCCGTTTCCCTTCCTTATCATCCCTAACCTCCGCCGCCACCGCCGCCACACACCCCGAAACCGAATTATACGACATCGACATCGAACAGCCACCCTCAGAAATCATCGGCAAAATGCCTAACCTAGCCGACCCCGAACTAATCGCCTCCATGGGCCGGGCCATCGCCAACGTTCATCAGGCCCGGTCCGTCCTCAACCTAATCGGCGAGCGGCCGACTCACGAGGAAATCGACCACGCCAAGGCCAAGCTCGCGGTGACTGAAGCCCAGCTATCCCGTCAGCTGGAAGAAATCGTGCACCAGCCGAGGCCGCCGGAGATCGAGATCCAAGGATGGCGGGCTCACCAAGCGGAGAAGGAGAAGGAGTGTAGGGAAGAGGCGGAGAAGGAGAAGCGGATTTGGAAATCGCTTATTCAGCTTGATGAGATGCATGAGGCTTATGAGAAGCTGCTTAAGGAGTCTGAGAAGCGGTTGGTTAAAATGTATGGTTCTGGTGGAGATGGTGATGTTGGAGGAGATGGTGATAATGGTGATGAGGTGAATGAAGAGGTTGTGGGGATTCTGCAGGAGGCGGATGGGAAAGGAATAGAGAGAATTGACCTTTCTGGCCGGTCATTGAAGATTTTGCCGGAAGCTTTTGGTCGGATTTCTGGTTTGCTTGTGCTTGACGTTTCAGCTAATCAGCTTTCGGTAAAGTGCTTTTcactttcagttttttttttttttttcccatTTTCTTTAGCATATGTTAGAAGAAACTGATTCCAAAGTTACTAGACAAAGTTTGGATAGATAGTTTAATTATGTACACTTGTATAGTACAAGTAAGTATTTAGTGTTTTCATAACGTGTTTTAAGTTGCTTTATTTGTCTAATCTTGGACGGAAATAAGCTGTAGGTGAAAACAGCTTAAGAAATAAGCTGTTTCATTAGTCTCAAGATTGCTTATGATAGTAGATAAACTccaataagtcaatgcaaatgaCAAAGACCCTAGATTAGTAACTCTAAATACACACTAATTTCCTTGAATTTTTGCTTCTAAACCTGTTGTTAAGATTAGACTAATCAAACTATCAGTTATGCCTATGACATGAATTGAGCTTGATTTGGAATTTGAACGTGCTTGTTTGGCTCTGTTTGTGTCTTCAAACATTTAGAAAACTGTTAATATGTAGGCTGAATAAACTTGATGTTTGAACTTTCAGCAGCAGAGAGGATGGATGTTTTGTGTTCTTTGTTATTGTGTAGTTTATGAAATGTTTGCTAAAGAACCGTGATTGCTCTATGGACAAAAAATAACCGCTTTAAGTTCATATTCAACAATTTTTATCTGCTTCATTTTGAATATTTATGCTCCTTGTGCTCTGTTGATATCTTTAAAATCATATCAGATGTAGTACTGAATTACTTACATGGTATGGCCTCTTTTGCAATTCCGCATATGTACTAATATATTCTGTGCGACATAATAGGCCATTCCCGACTCAATAGCTGGGTTGCAAAATCTGGAGGAGCTTAATCTCTCTGCAAATCTTTTGGAATCACTGCCCGATTCAATTGGGTTGCTGCAAAAGTTGAAATTGCTCAATGTTTCTGGAAACAAGCTTACTGCCCTTCCTGATTCCATTTGTCAGTGCAGGTACGAAATTATTTTGGTCATTCACTTGTTTTAAGAATCACCTCATGTATTTTGAAAGCCTTCCTTGTGGACAGCTTGAGTAGTGATAATTAGAGCCATTTTTCAGCATGCGAGAGCAAGAACTGTTATTTACTTAAATTCTCCGAACTATAAATGACAACACGATttcttattttatcatttcatttgTGTTTTTGGGCCCTTTAAGACTAATTTTAGCGTACAAACATTGGGTATGAATTCCACTGGGTATGAATTCCACGTTCTGCTTCTGCACATGTCATTTCATTTCTTAAGCCACAAACATTATGCATGCTCAAGTCACTTAGGAACTTGTTCaaattattaatgtttttatcACTTGATCTAAGCTATTTTATATCGAGTGATCAGGTCATTGGTGGAGCTGGATGCAAGCTTTAACAATCTGTCCTACTTGCCAACAAACATTGGGTATGAATTACCGAACTTGAAGAAACTCATAATTCATTTGAACAAAATCCGATCTCTTCCCTCGTCCATTTGTGAGTTGAAGTCGTTATGCTATTTGGATGCTCACTTCAATGAGCTACACGGGCTTCCAATAGCAATCGGGAGACTGACTAATCTGGAAGTTCTCAACTTGAGCAGTAACTTCACTGATCTTATAGAGCTTCCCGAGACATTTGGTGAATTGACTAATCTCAGGGAATTGGATCTCAGCAATAATCAGATTCATGCACTTCCCGATACATTCGGTTACCTTGATAATTTGACCAAGCTCAACTTGGAACAGAATCCTC
Encoded proteins:
- the LOC131661786 gene encoding plant intracellular Ras-group-related LRR protein 9-like, translating into MDPNPGTFPILSYVMSRFPSLSSLTSAATAATHPETELYDIDIEQPPSEIIGKMPNLADPELIASMGRAIANVHQARSVLNLIGERPTHEEIDHAKAKLAVTEAQLSRQLEEIVHQPRPPEIEIQGWRAHQAEKEKECREEAEKEKRIWKSLIQLDEMHEAYEKLLKESEKRLVKMYGSGGDGDVGGDGDNGDEVNEEVVGILQEADGKGIERIDLSGRSLKILPEAFGRISGLLVLDVSANQLSAIPDSIAGLQNLEELNLSANLLESLPDSIGLLQKLKLLNVSGNKLTALPDSICQCRSLVELDASFNNLSYLPTNIGYELPNLKKLIIHLNKIRSLPSSICELKSLCYLDAHFNELHGLPIAIGRLTNLEVLNLSSNFTDLIELPETFGELTNLRELDLSNNQIHALPDTFGYLDNLTKLNLEQNPLEVPPVEIVNQGVEAILTFMTKRWIDILQEEESKSNQEMQEQVEGGWLTRSTSWLKNVSGNVAGYIGTTVGSPVSPKSPTEAYLNQQR